The sequence below is a genomic window from Anaerocolumna chitinilytica.
TTTTATCTTCTGGAAGTCCGGCTGATTTACCAAGGTATATGCGTTCTCTATACTTTCGCATTATTGTTTCAAGCTGTCGTTGCCGTTGTGTTGCCTCGTATTTGTTATATCCCTGTCCCTTATATTCTTTAACTTCATTTTCTTTACGATTCATTTCTTCTAACTCTAAATCTGTATAAAGTCTTTTGGATACTCCGGGTATAAATGGATAATATGAATGATAACAATTCCACCCACAAAGCCCGGGGCCGGTTCCAAGTCCGCATACAGTTATAAGTTCTTCTTTGCTGTATACTCTACCCTGCCATACCTGGTGTGTGGGCCGCGCTGTAGAATGCCATGAAACCTCAAAATAGTTAGTTTCTAGCTTTTCTGCGTTCATTTCATTTATACGGTTAGTTACCTGTGTTACTCCGGTCATAATAGCCCTTCTGGCAGCAACATCTATTCTGTTATGCCATCCGCTTTCATACTCAACTACTCTTATCCCGGAATCAGTCATTTCATTTATAATATTTTTTATGGTTGTGTTATAGTCAAATGCTCCTGTGGATATCTCTGTGACTGCCTGGTCAAGCTTTCCT
It includes:
- a CDS encoding phage minor capsid protein, which gives rise to MLTPAELEQIPIEIQKLMLDLSMKLMLDVVDRINMINSISRTADYEIYKLSRLGISSDTIRKALQSSLQRSNEEIDKIYNEIIKEGYSRDEKLYKATGKPFTRYEDNAQLQQFIEAIKIQTKEELSNITQTTAIRVSGRTGSQYVDVSNYLKGKLDQAVTEISTGAFDYNTTIKNIINEMTDSGIRVVEYESGWHNRIDVAARRAIMTGVTQVTNRINEMNAEKLETNYFEVSWHSTARPTHQVWQGRVYSKEELITVCGLGTGPGLCGWNCYHSYYPFIPGVSKRLYTDLELEEMNRKENEVKEYKGQGYNKYEATQRQRQLETIMRKYRERIYLGKSAGLPEDKIMMDRINYQGAMQEYVDFSKKMQLPQQRERIYQDGLRRV